Proteins found in one Scomber scombrus chromosome 15, fScoSco1.1, whole genome shotgun sequence genomic segment:
- the dgcr2 gene encoding integral membrane protein DGCR2/IDD isoform X1: MLPKADSSSFVLFSLLFVLTLTDPPRTEQRCSPGQFACRSGKMQCIPMSWQCDGWTACEDKSDEMDCPPIKEERFRFGNGYDQVEDVIGVAQPVRFNKKCPSGWHHYEKTASCYKVYLRNENYWQAVDTCQKVNGSLATFVTNEELQFILKIEVDFDDKVCERRDQCKFWVGYQYVITNQNHSVEGRWEVAYKGSMQVFLPPEGLTSFGEASPTQDNVFCAQLQRFQIKSMNERGLHSWHAENCYKKFPFLCKRRQTCVDIKDNVVNEGYYFTPKGDDPCLSCTCHDGEPEMCVAALCERPQGCQHFRKDPKECCKFTCLDPGTEAPQGPEQCFFSSVSSNQNGNSLFDSMASGMRLIVSCISSFLILSLLLFMVHRLRQRRRERIETLIGGNLHHFNLGRRVPGFDYGPDAFGTGLTPLHLSDDGEGGAFHFQEPPPPYAAYKYPDIQHPDDPPPPYEASINPDSLLYVDLGRSGVPMVPSQMNVMVDGLQADISNTSVPVPNLAPSSQEREDSIDSSTLLVGPDTPTDGHTPAPMPADCASSLSTMV; the protein is encoded by the exons AGCAGCGCTGCAGCCCCGGGCAGTTTGCCTGCCGCAGTGGGAAGATGCAGTGTATCCCGATGTCCTGGCAGTGTGACGGCTGGACAGCATGTGAGGACAAGAGCGATGAGATGGACTGTCCCC CTATAAAAGAAGAGAGGTTTCGTTTCGGGAACGGATACGACCAGGTGGAAGATGTCATCGGTGTGGCTCAGCCTGTGCGCTTCAACA AGAAATGCCCCAGCGGGTGGCATCACTACGAGAAGACGGCGAGCTGCTACAAAGTTTACCTGAGGAATGAAAACTACTGGCAGGCTGTGGACACCTGTCAGAAAGTCAACGGTTCATTGGCCACGTTCGTTACCAACGAGGAGCTGCAGTTCATACTGAAGATCGAGGTCGACTTCGACGACAAAGTCTGTGAACGCAGAGACCAGTGCAA GTTTTGGGTGGGCTACCAGTATGTGATCACCAATCAGAACCACTCTGTGGAGGGCCGCTGGGAGGTAGCATATAAAG GGTCGATGCAGGTGTTTCTCCCACCTGAGGGTCTAACCAGTTTTGGGGAGGCGTCACCCACACAGGACAATGTCTTCTGCGCCCAGCTTCAGCGCTTTCAGATCAAAAGCATGAATGAACGAGGTCTGCACAGCTGGCACGCTGAGAACTGCTACAAGAAGTTCCCCTTTCTCTGCAAGAGGA GACAAACGTGTGTGGATATAAAAGACAACGTGGTTAACGAGGGCTACTACTTCACCCCTAAGGGGGACGACCCATGTCTGAGCTGCACGTGTCATGACGGAGAGCCTGAGATGTGCGTGGCTGCGCTGTGTGAGAGGCCGCAGGGCTGCCAGCACTTCCGCAAAGATCCCAAAGAGTGCTGCAAGTTCACCTGCCTGGATCCAGGTACTGAGGCGCCCCAAGGACCAGAGCAGTGTTTCTTCTCAAGTGTTTCATCTAATCAAA ATGGAAACAGTCTGTTTGATTCAATGGCCAGCGGGATGAGACTGATCGTCAGCTGCATCTCAtccttcctcatcctctctctgctgctcttcatGGTGCACAGACTCCGCCAGCGGAGGCGAGAACGCATCGAGACACTGATTGGTGGAAACT tgcACCACTTTAACCTTGGAAGACGAGTACCAGGCTTTGACTACGGCCCGGATGCCTTTGGCACTGGCCTCACTCCCCTGCATTTGTCTGATGATGGAGAGGGCGGCGCTTTCCATTTTCAAGAGCCTCCTCCGCCGTACGCAGCCTACAAATACCCCGACATCCAGCACCCCGATGATCCCCCTCCTCCATACGAAGCCTCCATCAACCCAGACAGCCTCCTCTACGTGGATCTTG GTCGTAGCGGGGTTCCCATGGTGCCGAGCCAGATGAACGTCATGGTAGACGGGCTCCAAGCCGATATTTCCAACACCTCTGTTCCCGTGCCAAACTTGGCGCCGTCCTCTCAGGAGAGGGAGGACTCCATAGATAGCAGCACCCTCCTGGTGGGGCCCGACACCCCGACAGATGGCCACACCCCCGCTCCCATGCCCGCAGACTGCGCCTCCTCCCTCAGCACCATGGTATAA
- the dgcr2 gene encoding integral membrane protein DGCR2/IDD isoform X4, translated as MLPKADSSSFVLFSLLFVLTLTDPPRTGPRLALARLLSEQRCSPGQFACRSGKMQCIPMSWQCDGWTACEDKSDEMDCPPIKEERFRFGNGYDQVEDVIGVAQPVRFNKKCPSGWHHYEKTASCYKVYLRNENYWQAVDTCQKVNGSLATFVTNEELQFILKIEVDFDDKVCERRDQCKFWVGYQYVITNQNHSVEGRWEVAYKGSMQVFLPPEGLTSFGEASPTQDNVFCAQLQRFQIKSMNERGLHSWHAENCYKKFPFLCKRRQTCVDIKDNVVNEGYYFTPKGDDPCLSCTCHDGEPEMCVAALCERPQGCQHFRKDPKECCKFTCLDPDGNSLFDSMASGMRLIVSCISSFLILSLLLFMVHRLRQRRRERIETLIGGNLHHFNLGRRVPGFDYGPDAFGTGLTPLHLSDDGEGGAFHFQEPPPPYAAYKYPDIQHPDDPPPPYEASINPDSLLYVDLGRSGVPMVPSQMNVMVDGLQADISNTSVPVPNLAPSSQEREDSIDSSTLLVGPDTPTDGHTPAPMPADCASSLSTMV; from the exons GTCCGCGGCTAGCTCTGGCAAGATTATTGTCAG AGCAGCGCTGCAGCCCCGGGCAGTTTGCCTGCCGCAGTGGGAAGATGCAGTGTATCCCGATGTCCTGGCAGTGTGACGGCTGGACAGCATGTGAGGACAAGAGCGATGAGATGGACTGTCCCC CTATAAAAGAAGAGAGGTTTCGTTTCGGGAACGGATACGACCAGGTGGAAGATGTCATCGGTGTGGCTCAGCCTGTGCGCTTCAACA AGAAATGCCCCAGCGGGTGGCATCACTACGAGAAGACGGCGAGCTGCTACAAAGTTTACCTGAGGAATGAAAACTACTGGCAGGCTGTGGACACCTGTCAGAAAGTCAACGGTTCATTGGCCACGTTCGTTACCAACGAGGAGCTGCAGTTCATACTGAAGATCGAGGTCGACTTCGACGACAAAGTCTGTGAACGCAGAGACCAGTGCAA GTTTTGGGTGGGCTACCAGTATGTGATCACCAATCAGAACCACTCTGTGGAGGGCCGCTGGGAGGTAGCATATAAAG GGTCGATGCAGGTGTTTCTCCCACCTGAGGGTCTAACCAGTTTTGGGGAGGCGTCACCCACACAGGACAATGTCTTCTGCGCCCAGCTTCAGCGCTTTCAGATCAAAAGCATGAATGAACGAGGTCTGCACAGCTGGCACGCTGAGAACTGCTACAAGAAGTTCCCCTTTCTCTGCAAGAGGA GACAAACGTGTGTGGATATAAAAGACAACGTGGTTAACGAGGGCTACTACTTCACCCCTAAGGGGGACGACCCATGTCTGAGCTGCACGTGTCATGACGGAGAGCCTGAGATGTGCGTGGCTGCGCTGTGTGAGAGGCCGCAGGGCTGCCAGCACTTCCGCAAAGATCCCAAAGAGTGCTGCAAGTTCACCTGCCTGGATCCAG ATGGAAACAGTCTGTTTGATTCAATGGCCAGCGGGATGAGACTGATCGTCAGCTGCATCTCAtccttcctcatcctctctctgctgctcttcatGGTGCACAGACTCCGCCAGCGGAGGCGAGAACGCATCGAGACACTGATTGGTGGAAACT tgcACCACTTTAACCTTGGAAGACGAGTACCAGGCTTTGACTACGGCCCGGATGCCTTTGGCACTGGCCTCACTCCCCTGCATTTGTCTGATGATGGAGAGGGCGGCGCTTTCCATTTTCAAGAGCCTCCTCCGCCGTACGCAGCCTACAAATACCCCGACATCCAGCACCCCGATGATCCCCCTCCTCCATACGAAGCCTCCATCAACCCAGACAGCCTCCTCTACGTGGATCTTG GTCGTAGCGGGGTTCCCATGGTGCCGAGCCAGATGAACGTCATGGTAGACGGGCTCCAAGCCGATATTTCCAACACCTCTGTTCCCGTGCCAAACTTGGCGCCGTCCTCTCAGGAGAGGGAGGACTCCATAGATAGCAGCACCCTCCTGGTGGGGCCCGACACCCCGACAGATGGCCACACCCCCGCTCCCATGCCCGCAGACTGCGCCTCCTCCCTCAGCACCATGGTATAA
- the dgcr2 gene encoding integral membrane protein DGCR2/IDD isoform X2 yields MLPKADSSSFVLFSLLFVLTLTDPPRTEQRCSPGQFACRSGKMQCIPMSWQCDGWTACEDKSDEMDCPPIKEERFRFGNGYDQVEDVIGVAQPVRFNKKCPSGWHHYEKTASCYKVYLRNENYWQAVDTCQKVNGSLATFVTNEELQFILKIEVDFDDKVCERRDQCKFWVGYQYVITNQNHSVEGRWEVAYKGSMQVFLPPEGLTSFGEASPTQDNVFCAQLQRFQIKSMNERGLHSWHAENCYKKFPFLCKRRQTCVDIKDNVVNEGYYFTPKGDDPCLSCTCHDGEPEMCVAALCERPQGCQHFRKDPKECCKFTCLDPDGNSLFDSMASGMRLIVSCISSFLILSLLLFMVHRLRQRRRERIETLIGGNLHHFNLGRRVPGFDYGPDAFGTGLTPLHLSDDGEGGAFHFQEPPPPYAAYKYPDIQHPDDPPPPYEASINPDSLLYVDLGRSGVPMVPSQMNVMVDGLQADISNTSVPVPNLAPSSQEREDSIDSSTLLVGPDTPTDGHTPAPMPADCASSLSTMV; encoded by the exons AGCAGCGCTGCAGCCCCGGGCAGTTTGCCTGCCGCAGTGGGAAGATGCAGTGTATCCCGATGTCCTGGCAGTGTGACGGCTGGACAGCATGTGAGGACAAGAGCGATGAGATGGACTGTCCCC CTATAAAAGAAGAGAGGTTTCGTTTCGGGAACGGATACGACCAGGTGGAAGATGTCATCGGTGTGGCTCAGCCTGTGCGCTTCAACA AGAAATGCCCCAGCGGGTGGCATCACTACGAGAAGACGGCGAGCTGCTACAAAGTTTACCTGAGGAATGAAAACTACTGGCAGGCTGTGGACACCTGTCAGAAAGTCAACGGTTCATTGGCCACGTTCGTTACCAACGAGGAGCTGCAGTTCATACTGAAGATCGAGGTCGACTTCGACGACAAAGTCTGTGAACGCAGAGACCAGTGCAA GTTTTGGGTGGGCTACCAGTATGTGATCACCAATCAGAACCACTCTGTGGAGGGCCGCTGGGAGGTAGCATATAAAG GGTCGATGCAGGTGTTTCTCCCACCTGAGGGTCTAACCAGTTTTGGGGAGGCGTCACCCACACAGGACAATGTCTTCTGCGCCCAGCTTCAGCGCTTTCAGATCAAAAGCATGAATGAACGAGGTCTGCACAGCTGGCACGCTGAGAACTGCTACAAGAAGTTCCCCTTTCTCTGCAAGAGGA GACAAACGTGTGTGGATATAAAAGACAACGTGGTTAACGAGGGCTACTACTTCACCCCTAAGGGGGACGACCCATGTCTGAGCTGCACGTGTCATGACGGAGAGCCTGAGATGTGCGTGGCTGCGCTGTGTGAGAGGCCGCAGGGCTGCCAGCACTTCCGCAAAGATCCCAAAGAGTGCTGCAAGTTCACCTGCCTGGATCCAG ATGGAAACAGTCTGTTTGATTCAATGGCCAGCGGGATGAGACTGATCGTCAGCTGCATCTCAtccttcctcatcctctctctgctgctcttcatGGTGCACAGACTCCGCCAGCGGAGGCGAGAACGCATCGAGACACTGATTGGTGGAAACT tgcACCACTTTAACCTTGGAAGACGAGTACCAGGCTTTGACTACGGCCCGGATGCCTTTGGCACTGGCCTCACTCCCCTGCATTTGTCTGATGATGGAGAGGGCGGCGCTTTCCATTTTCAAGAGCCTCCTCCGCCGTACGCAGCCTACAAATACCCCGACATCCAGCACCCCGATGATCCCCCTCCTCCATACGAAGCCTCCATCAACCCAGACAGCCTCCTCTACGTGGATCTTG GTCGTAGCGGGGTTCCCATGGTGCCGAGCCAGATGAACGTCATGGTAGACGGGCTCCAAGCCGATATTTCCAACACCTCTGTTCCCGTGCCAAACTTGGCGCCGTCCTCTCAGGAGAGGGAGGACTCCATAGATAGCAGCACCCTCCTGGTGGGGCCCGACACCCCGACAGATGGCCACACCCCCGCTCCCATGCCCGCAGACTGCGCCTCCTCCCTCAGCACCATGGTATAA
- the dgcr2 gene encoding integral membrane protein DGCR2/IDD isoform X3, whose amino-acid sequence MQCIPMSWQCDGWTACEDKSDEMDCPPIKEERFRFGNGYDQVEDVIGVAQPVRFNKKCPSGWHHYEKTASCYKVYLRNENYWQAVDTCQKVNGSLATFVTNEELQFILKIEVDFDDKVCERRDQCKFWVGYQYVITNQNHSVEGRWEVAYKGSMQVFLPPEGLTSFGEASPTQDNVFCAQLQRFQIKSMNERGLHSWHAENCYKKFPFLCKRRQTCVDIKDNVVNEGYYFTPKGDDPCLSCTCHDGEPEMCVAALCERPQGCQHFRKDPKECCKFTCLDPGTEAPQGPEQCFFSSVSSNQNGNSLFDSMASGMRLIVSCISSFLILSLLLFMVHRLRQRRRERIETLIGGNLHHFNLGRRVPGFDYGPDAFGTGLTPLHLSDDGEGGAFHFQEPPPPYAAYKYPDIQHPDDPPPPYEASINPDSLLYVDLGRSGVPMVPSQMNVMVDGLQADISNTSVPVPNLAPSSQEREDSIDSSTLLVGPDTPTDGHTPAPMPADCASSLSTMV is encoded by the exons ATGCAGTGTATCCCGATGTCCTGGCAGTGTGACGGCTGGACAGCATGTGAGGACAAGAGCGATGAGATGGACTGTCCCC CTATAAAAGAAGAGAGGTTTCGTTTCGGGAACGGATACGACCAGGTGGAAGATGTCATCGGTGTGGCTCAGCCTGTGCGCTTCAACA AGAAATGCCCCAGCGGGTGGCATCACTACGAGAAGACGGCGAGCTGCTACAAAGTTTACCTGAGGAATGAAAACTACTGGCAGGCTGTGGACACCTGTCAGAAAGTCAACGGTTCATTGGCCACGTTCGTTACCAACGAGGAGCTGCAGTTCATACTGAAGATCGAGGTCGACTTCGACGACAAAGTCTGTGAACGCAGAGACCAGTGCAA GTTTTGGGTGGGCTACCAGTATGTGATCACCAATCAGAACCACTCTGTGGAGGGCCGCTGGGAGGTAGCATATAAAG GGTCGATGCAGGTGTTTCTCCCACCTGAGGGTCTAACCAGTTTTGGGGAGGCGTCACCCACACAGGACAATGTCTTCTGCGCCCAGCTTCAGCGCTTTCAGATCAAAAGCATGAATGAACGAGGTCTGCACAGCTGGCACGCTGAGAACTGCTACAAGAAGTTCCCCTTTCTCTGCAAGAGGA GACAAACGTGTGTGGATATAAAAGACAACGTGGTTAACGAGGGCTACTACTTCACCCCTAAGGGGGACGACCCATGTCTGAGCTGCACGTGTCATGACGGAGAGCCTGAGATGTGCGTGGCTGCGCTGTGTGAGAGGCCGCAGGGCTGCCAGCACTTCCGCAAAGATCCCAAAGAGTGCTGCAAGTTCACCTGCCTGGATCCAGGTACTGAGGCGCCCCAAGGACCAGAGCAGTGTTTCTTCTCAAGTGTTTCATCTAATCAAA ATGGAAACAGTCTGTTTGATTCAATGGCCAGCGGGATGAGACTGATCGTCAGCTGCATCTCAtccttcctcatcctctctctgctgctcttcatGGTGCACAGACTCCGCCAGCGGAGGCGAGAACGCATCGAGACACTGATTGGTGGAAACT tgcACCACTTTAACCTTGGAAGACGAGTACCAGGCTTTGACTACGGCCCGGATGCCTTTGGCACTGGCCTCACTCCCCTGCATTTGTCTGATGATGGAGAGGGCGGCGCTTTCCATTTTCAAGAGCCTCCTCCGCCGTACGCAGCCTACAAATACCCCGACATCCAGCACCCCGATGATCCCCCTCCTCCATACGAAGCCTCCATCAACCCAGACAGCCTCCTCTACGTGGATCTTG GTCGTAGCGGGGTTCCCATGGTGCCGAGCCAGATGAACGTCATGGTAGACGGGCTCCAAGCCGATATTTCCAACACCTCTGTTCCCGTGCCAAACTTGGCGCCGTCCTCTCAGGAGAGGGAGGACTCCATAGATAGCAGCACCCTCCTGGTGGGGCCCGACACCCCGACAGATGGCCACACCCCCGCTCCCATGCCCGCAGACTGCGCCTCCTCCCTCAGCACCATGGTATAA